Below is a genomic region from Brucella sp. BE17.
TGACGACATACTTGTGTCAGTGATCGAAGCTGAATGGCGGAAACGCGCGACTGTGTGGTTCCGGCGCGCTCGACAAGCCCGGCCCGCTGGGCGACAAGGCGGCCGCCCATTGCGGGCAGGTCCGCGCACACGCCCGTAGCGAGGGGCTGATCATGGTGACAAACAATATGAAGGTATTGGTCTGCATGCCTGGCCTGCGGGTGGAGAGCCGGGTGTAGCGGTTGCGGTGGGCGTGACGGCTTTCCTGCGGGCATGAGAAAGGCCCCGATCTTGTGGTCGGGGCCTTTTTGCCGCGCCTCAGTCGCCGCGGCGACCGTTGGGGCGTGACCAGATGAGGGAGAAGGTTTCGCCTTCATCGTCATCGAAGAGGTTGGCGTAGATCGGGGCGTTGAAGCTCGGATCGTCCAGCTTGAGGCCCAGATAGTCGCGGCCCTCGTTGGAGCGCTTGGACCAGGCGGCGCCGATTTCGGCGCGGCCGACCAGAACCCGGTGGCTGGGGGCGTTCTCGCCGGTGGCGCGCAGGTCGGGAACGATGCGCACGCCATTGGCCTTGACGCTCAGGGTGACGATTTCGCCGGTTAATTCGTTCGAGCCGGTCTTCTTGAAGGTGCCGATGGTTGCCATTTTAAGTCTCCGTTTTCCTTTTCCGAGCCCGCACCATTGCGGCCTCTATGGCGATCGACCGGCCGGAGACGAACGCTGGCGCACCCCCTTTGGGGGCTGGACAGCACAGGAGAAACTTTCTTGTTCCGCACGGAATGGCGGCCCTGCCGTCAGGGGAAGAAAGTTGTGACGACGCTGTTGCGCTAAAGCGGTCGAAGCGCATCGCGCTGTTCTTCGGCCAGATCAGGCCATTGAAGAGGCCGTTTGGAGCGGTCGAGACACGGGGGCTGAATGGAGACGTGGCAATCTTGAAGCCCATCATGATGACCAGACGGGTAACACCGGCCTTGCCTGTCGCCCTGCGTCTCAGGCCATGCGCATATTTCTTCCCGGACTGTTCTACCGGCATTGCCCCCAACCGGGTTCTGGTCAGACCACAAACGCTGCTGCGGACCGTTCTGCGCTCCTATGTGCCGCGTCTGCGCCTCAAGCTGATCCGATGCTTGGCCGCTGCCTACCACCGCCACGCTCCTGATGATGAAGATGGCTCATATCCACGCCTGGTCTTCATCGGAGGCTCACTATGGTTCATGTGCGTGAAAGGTATCCGCCCGCAGGACCGGCTGCCACCAAGCCCGATAGGTATGGGAAAGCAGTTGTAGTACCACTGTTCAGTGACTGTCTTGCCGGGCGAAGCTGCCGTTCGCTGCACACGTGAAGAAAGCCGCCGACCGACCTAAAAGGCCATTATGTCTCAGCGGAACAGTTCGCTATCTCGGCTCAAAATTCGTGCCTTAGTCCCATATGCATTTGAGCTTCAAACACCAAGATTTCATTCTCACCATCTTGGCGCATCTTTGCGATCAAATCAGGTCGAAGTTCTACGACACCGGCATCATGCTGAACGTCAACAAACTCAGAATAACTATCGATTAGCTTTCCCGCGAGTATCGAGTTTACTCCGAAATTCATCAGACTGATCTTTTCACGGTTGGTCGTTCCATACTTGATCTGCAAATATAGCTCTTCATCAAGCTTGCTGAGATCGTGAAGAAGTTCAACGTATTTCAACAAGTTATTATCAACGAAATCCTGCTCTTCCTTGATCCGCACTATGGCCAGGTTCACTTGCTCGGCATGTGTCTTCTCGCTGATGACAACCCAACTTTGGCGAAAAGAGCCTTCCCTAGCGATTTCACCCCACTTCCCGACATAAACTTCATCGCTTCCCATACCCGCCCAATAGCGCAGGAAGTTCCTGATCATTTCCCCATAAGACGCGCCTTTGATTTTCCAATCAATGAGCATGGCGTAGAAGGCCCGGGCGTTTTCCTCCTTCAAACGGCGAAAGATATCGAAGGCTGCACCATCCTTGAGGAAAGGGATGAACGCGTCGGCAATCAAAGCCATAACTTCGTTTGAATTTTGAAGCGGCTCAACAACACTGTCGAGTATATTCTGAATTTCTATCTCGTGCTGCAGGACATCCATCTCAGAGAGATTGTTCAAAAAACATCCGCGCCCGACAGGCGTTTTCGCGCGCTCAACCTCCAGCCCGGTCGTTCCTGGAAGGATGTTCTCAAGGAATTCATCGGCCTCGCGCTTCCGTCCCTCTGTGATCTCATCCTCGATCACACCTTCTTCAAGCAATACGTTTTCGACCTCATCCTGAAGCTTCAGGTCGACTTGCGAAACATTCTTAATGAAATCTTTTAAATTGGCTCCACCGTCCAAATACGCGTCGCCTCCCACTAAGAAAATCTCCGGCTCCAACATCCTCAATCTTTTAGGATCACCGTTGAAAATTTCGTTGAATCTACAGACCCGGCCGACAAGATTCCGGAACTGCGCCTTTGAGAGGTTACTTGATCCTTTCTTCTTTTCGAGAATAAACATCTTCTCTGCCGGGATATTAACCCCTTCAAGCAAAGTCGAGTTGCACACGATATGCTGAATTTCCGGGATTTCGGCATATGCCCTCTCAATATAAAGCTTTACAATATCCGGAACTGAGCCATGGTGATACAATACGCCTTTTCGCAAACCCTCGACAAGCAAGTACTCACTATGAAGAAAGCTTGAAATGCTCTCGCAAACTCGCGCAACACTAGTGCTTTCGACGCCATCAATTCGAGAAATAATATCGCGCGTGAACCGCTCGATATTCTTAGGCAAATTGAAAAATATTATGTTCTTACTTGCCGATTTCTGCAAAATTAAATCAAGTTCGTCTTCAAAAGCGCCATCGCCGCATCGAACGAATTTGTCGAAATACTGATCGTAAAGCTGGACAGTACCGCCGTCCCTGCAATCAACCACGTAAAAACGCTCAGTCTTCAGGCCCTCTTTGACTTTATACCCTACAGGTTCAATTTCTGCATATCGAAGCTGCAAGTTTGTTTGGTCAACCAAAAATGGAGTCAGGTACTTAAAACGCACTGCCGGATGTCTCCGCTTTTGCAGAATGATCACCTTGGCCAATAACAAAGCCCGCGGGTCCTTCCCGAGCAGATTGTGCGCTTCATCAACGAAAACAAAGTCGAAATTCACCCCTGGATGCTTGATGAAGAACCTGAGCAGGCGCTCCTGAGTCAAGACTGCCAGAAAATTGCGATCACCCCCTTGGAACATCTCGGCATGGGTTATGATTTGGCGGTTGTCGCCAGCAATCCGCTTTCTAAGCAAGCGTTGTTTGGTCTGCGCGAGCAACGCCTTGGTCGGCACCAAGACGCAGATATTGCTTTGAAGATTTTGATTGCAGAACCCGGAAATCAGTTCGGATTTACCGTAAGATGTTGGAGCCGTGACAGTCACGTCCGCCACGCTTTGCTCAAAGAAGAAGTTTTGCAGCTCTAGTTGCTGCTGAGTGAATACCGCGCCCTCGACCTCAAATAAATTTAGCAGTGATGAAAAATACTCCGGAAAAAAATGAACAGTCTCTTCATCATCAGCCAAGCCGGATTGCACGCTGTCTACAATGGGCATGAAGCCCCTGCCAATCGCGACGTCGTATAGTGGAACGTAGTCACCGGTAAGGTTCGAATACATTACAACAATCCGGTATCCCAAAGCGATGACATCTGGGTTGTCATTATTCAGGAACAGGACCGCAGCCGTCAGAAGCGCTTCCGCTTGCACCCGAGTCAATTCACCCCGGGTTAACAGCGCCTGATATATCTCAAAGAAATCCGAATTTCTGAGCGTTCTGAGCGGTGCCTTAGCCATCAGCAACCTCGCCTCTTAGGAAGTCTACAATGCCTTTGAGTGTGTTCTTTTGCAGGGCAATTGAGATTAAACTGCGAAACTCACGCATATCCCTTTGTGTGGTGTGTCGCCCTTCAAACTCCGCCCCAGTTGCGAACGCCTGACCGCCGGAAAAACACACAGCCACTAGAACAGCGTTATATTCAGTGCTTAACGATTCACCCGCCACTGCCTTTTCATTGTAGCTCTCGAGCAGCGCTTCGATTTGTGACTTGAGACCTGAACTTTGAATGACTAAATTT
It encodes:
- a CDS encoding DUF736 domain-containing protein; this encodes MATIGTFKKTGSNELTGEIVTLSVKANGVRIVPDLRATGENAPSHRVLVGRAEIGAAWSKRSNEGRDYLGLKLDDPSFNAPIYANLFDDDEGETFSLIWSRPNGRRGD
- a CDS encoding DEAD/DEAH box helicase, which encodes MAKAPLRTLRNSDFFEIYQALLTRGELTRVQAEALLTAAVLFLNNDNPDVIALGYRIVVMYSNLTGDYVPLYDVAIGRGFMPIVDSVQSGLADDEETVHFFPEYFSSLLNLFEVEGAVFTQQQLELQNFFFEQSVADVTVTAPTSYGKSELISGFCNQNLQSNICVLVPTKALLAQTKQRLLRKRIAGDNRQIITHAEMFQGGDRNFLAVLTQERLLRFFIKHPGVNFDFVFVDEAHNLLGKDPRALLLAKVIILQKRRHPAVRFKYLTPFLVDQTNLQLRYAEIEPVGYKVKEGLKTERFYVVDCRDGGTVQLYDQYFDKFVRCGDGAFEDELDLILQKSASKNIIFFNLPKNIERFTRDIISRIDGVESTSVARVCESISSFLHSEYLLVEGLRKGVLYHHGSVPDIVKLYIERAYAEIPEIQHIVCNSTLLEGVNIPAEKMFILEKKKGSSNLSKAQFRNLVGRVCRFNEIFNGDPKRLRMLEPEIFLVGGDAYLDGGANLKDFIKNVSQVDLKLQDEVENVLLEEGVIEDEITEGRKREADEFLENILPGTTGLEVERAKTPVGRGCFLNNLSEMDVLQHEIEIQNILDSVVEPLQNSNEVMALIADAFIPFLKDGAAFDIFRRLKEENARAFYAMLIDWKIKGASYGEMIRNFLRYWAGMGSDEVYVGKWGEIAREGSFRQSWVVISEKTHAEQVNLAIVRIKEEQDFVDNNLLKYVELLHDLSKLDEELYLQIKYGTTNREKISLMNFGVNSILAGKLIDSYSEFVDVQHDAGVVELRPDLIAKMRQDGENEILVFEAQMHMGLRHEF